One window from the genome of Devosia yakushimensis encodes:
- a CDS encoding 1-aminocyclopropane-1-carboxylate deaminase/D-cysteine desulfhydrase encodes MTLDELEEYVTTLPRKRVGFYPTPLHKVENLSKKYGIELYLKREDLAGPAAASGSKVRLAEFIVGEALQNGVTHILTVGAYISNSATQLAAVAIQAGITPVLFLYDNLAEGFPKSWRGNLLVNKIMGVEVHCYPRSPSESQETIWDDKLYPAVARRKAELEAAGHTVMVAPAGVTHPASFPAHLLTYKEIQDQCRALGFKPDYLYHTTGTGGVLPAFAAAKLITADSTLIRSIAISSYRPDNYVSHDLIVSRVKTIYEQIGKPAPDDSEILDVLDIDQRFIGPDYAVPSDEGTAAIRELATSDAILLGPVYTGKGFAGLLAHIREGRVKPGEKVVFLHTGDTNNLFEDAAVTGLVAAG; translated from the coding sequence ATGACATTAGACGAATTGGAAGAGTACGTCACCACGCTTCCCAGGAAGAGGGTCGGGTTTTATCCAACACCTCTACACAAAGTCGAAAACCTGTCAAAAAAGTATGGCATCGAGCTCTACCTTAAAAGAGAGGATCTGGCCGGGCCGGCTGCAGCGAGCGGTAGTAAGGTCAGGCTCGCGGAATTTATCGTCGGAGAGGCGCTGCAGAACGGTGTGACGCACATTCTCACCGTCGGCGCATACATCTCCAATTCGGCGACTCAACTGGCAGCGGTAGCGATCCAAGCCGGCATAACTCCGGTTCTTTTTCTATACGACAACCTGGCCGAAGGATTTCCAAAATCTTGGCGCGGCAATCTTCTGGTGAATAAGATCATGGGTGTCGAGGTCCACTGCTATCCCCGTTCCCCGTCAGAGTCCCAAGAAACTATTTGGGACGATAAGCTTTACCCCGCTGTCGCACGAAGGAAGGCCGAACTTGAAGCCGCCGGACACACGGTGATGGTCGCTCCCGCTGGTGTAACCCATCCCGCCAGCTTTCCGGCGCATCTATTAACCTACAAGGAGATCCAGGATCAGTGCAGAGCTTTGGGGTTCAAGCCGGACTATCTTTATCACACCACGGGAACCGGCGGGGTATTGCCAGCATTCGCAGCCGCAAAGCTCATCACGGCAGATAGCACCTTAATTCGGTCCATCGCTATCAGCTCTTATCGTCCCGACAATTATGTAAGTCATGACCTTATCGTCTCACGCGTCAAAACGATCTATGAGCAAATTGGAAAGCCTGCCCCGGACGATAGCGAGATTCTAGACGTCCTGGATATTGACCAGCGGTTCATAGGTCCCGACTATGCTGTTCCGTCAGACGAAGGAACTGCAGCGATACGCGAATTGGCCACCTCGGACGCCATACTGCTTGGGCCGGTGTATACGGGAAAAGGTTTCGCAGGTCTTCTGGCACATATTCGAGAAGGACGCGTCAAGCCAGGT
- a CDS encoding amino acid ABC transporter ATP-binding protein gives MTELKSMHRKFGADQKSVVFASGIRKSFGSLDVLKGIDLEVPQGSVACIIGPSGSGKSTFLRCINHLEEINGGVLLVNGDFVGYRLVGDALHELPASAICHRRAEVGMVFQQFNLFPHMTVIENIVEAPIHVRKEPVAEARKFAHELLEQVGLSDKAEVYPRNLSGGQQQRVAIARALAMRPKVMLFDEPTSALDPELVGEVLNVMKELARKGMTMVIVTHEIGFAREVADQLIFMDGGVVVEKGDPNEMIANPKSERTREFLARVR, from the coding sequence ATGACCGAACTCAAGTCCATGCACCGAAAATTCGGCGCGGATCAGAAATCCGTCGTCTTCGCTAGCGGCATACGCAAATCCTTCGGATCTCTGGATGTTCTGAAAGGGATCGATCTGGAGGTCCCTCAGGGATCGGTCGCGTGCATAATCGGTCCGTCAGGATCTGGTAAGAGCACCTTTCTGCGATGCATCAACCATCTCGAGGAGATCAATGGCGGCGTTTTGCTGGTCAACGGCGACTTCGTGGGGTACCGGCTGGTGGGCGACGCGCTGCACGAACTTCCCGCCTCCGCCATCTGCCACCGTCGCGCTGAAGTCGGGATGGTATTTCAACAGTTCAACCTCTTTCCCCACATGACGGTGATCGAAAACATCGTCGAAGCTCCGATACATGTACGGAAGGAGCCTGTCGCCGAGGCACGCAAGTTTGCACACGAGCTCCTGGAACAGGTGGGGCTGTCGGATAAGGCCGAAGTGTATCCGCGCAATTTGTCCGGTGGCCAGCAGCAACGTGTCGCGATTGCCCGAGCCCTGGCGATGAGGCCGAAAGTCATGCTGTTCGATGAGCCGACATCCGCGCTCGACCCCGAACTCGTGGGAGAAGTGCTCAATGTCATGAAAGAACTGGCACGTAAGGGCATGACGATGGTCATCGTCACACACGAGATCGGCTTTGCCCGCGAGGTGGCGGACCAACTGATCTTTATGGATGGTGGCGTCGTGGTCGAAAAAGGCGATCCGAATGAGATGATCGCCAATCCGAAATCGGAACGGACACGAGAGTTCTTGGCGCGAGTGCGCTGA
- a CDS encoding amino acid ABC transporter permease translates to MAAVVLVALCVTALCYAIATNPLLQWGTVWRYMFSPIIVSGLLTTLALTVIVMLLAVFMGTVAALMMLSPSKLLAAPAVAFVWFFRGAPALVQIILWYNLALIFPRLGIWLPMLGEVVSVPTNEVMTPFVAAVVALSLHEAGYMAEIVRGGLKTVSKGQTEAALSLGMHPSSLIFRIILPQAMRMIIPPTGNETINLLKTTSLVSIIAVADLLYSAQAIYARTFETIPLLLVVTAWYLAVVSVMTVGQFYLERFFSREEGKPAGGVRQKVFGMLIPMRRRFQ, encoded by the coding sequence ATGGCAGCCGTTGTTCTGGTCGCTCTCTGCGTGACGGCTCTCTGCTATGCGATAGCAACCAACCCTCTGCTGCAATGGGGTACGGTCTGGCGTTATATGTTCAGCCCCATCATCGTCAGCGGATTGCTCACGACATTGGCTCTCACCGTCATCGTCATGTTGCTCGCCGTCTTTATGGGCACTGTGGCAGCCCTCATGATGTTGTCACCAAGCAAGCTCTTGGCGGCTCCGGCCGTCGCGTTCGTATGGTTTTTTCGCGGCGCGCCTGCTCTAGTGCAGATCATTCTCTGGTACAATCTCGCACTGATCTTTCCCCGGTTGGGTATATGGCTGCCCATGTTGGGAGAGGTTGTTTCCGTGCCGACCAATGAGGTCATGACACCGTTCGTCGCTGCGGTCGTGGCCCTCTCTCTTCATGAGGCCGGATACATGGCCGAAATTGTCAGGGGTGGGTTAAAAACCGTGTCGAAAGGACAGACAGAAGCGGCTCTATCCCTTGGTATGCACCCGAGCTCCCTCATTTTCCGGATCATTTTGCCTCAAGCGATGCGCATGATCATTCCGCCGACGGGAAACGAGACGATTAATCTGCTCAAGACTACCTCCCTTGTCAGTATCATTGCCGTTGCCGACCTCCTTTACTCCGCACAGGCCATCTACGCTCGGACTTTTGAGACCATCCCTTTGTTGTTGGTCGTAACGGCTTGGTATCTGGCTGTAGTCAGCGTGATGACGGTCGGTCAGTTTTATCTAGAGCGATTCTTCTCCCGCGAAGAAGGCAAGCCAGCAGGGGGGGTGAGGCAGAAAGTCTTTGGCATGTTGATCCCTATGAGAAGGCGCTTCCAATGA
- a CDS encoding ABC transporter substrate-binding protein — protein MKLPSTLALMILSAAGCGAANSQEVKPTAEVENAGKLSISALLAYAPFGFVDEAGKPAGVDVDLANAVTDALGVELDITSMPFANMIPALVSGRSQVAWTTFSITPERLQQVDFVTYLSASTVFVTTAANAPRFPDQSSLCGATVAFQSGSMSDLVVDRLNADCAAASKPAIEKAIFPEQKDTIQAVLTGRVDGRLDDSTAAAYLETQSNGQLVVTPGTYFPTPIGIAVRKGDAETAEMMRSSFQNLIDSGEYAEILQKWNMSVAAIKETRVITDESELVE, from the coding sequence ATGAAACTGCCATCTACACTCGCTCTAATGATACTTTCAGCCGCCGGATGCGGGGCGGCCAATTCCCAAGAGGTTAAACCGACGGCGGAAGTCGAGAATGCCGGCAAACTTTCGATATCGGCGTTGTTGGCGTATGCGCCCTTCGGTTTCGTCGACGAGGCCGGCAAACCGGCAGGCGTCGATGTGGATTTGGCCAATGCGGTCACGGATGCGTTGGGCGTGGAACTCGATATCACCTCGATGCCGTTCGCCAACATGATTCCGGCGTTGGTGTCGGGACGCTCGCAGGTAGCGTGGACAACGTTTTCGATAACTCCGGAACGTCTGCAGCAGGTCGATTTCGTAACTTATCTCAGCGCTTCTACAGTGTTCGTCACGACCGCGGCGAACGCGCCCCGCTTCCCGGACCAGAGTAGTCTCTGCGGCGCGACGGTTGCGTTTCAGTCGGGCTCGATGTCAGACTTGGTGGTCGACCGACTTAACGCCGACTGCGCGGCGGCGAGCAAGCCGGCAATCGAAAAAGCGATCTTTCCCGAGCAGAAAGATACGATCCAAGCGGTTCTGACCGGCCGGGTAGACGGCCGTCTCGATGACTCCACCGCCGCGGCCTATCTCGAGACTCAGAGCAACGGACAGTTGGTTGTCACACCCGGGACGTACTTCCCCACTCCCATCGGTATCGCGGTCAGGAAGGGCGACGCCGAAACTGCGGAGATGATGCGATCAAGTTTCCAGAACCTCATCGATTCCGGTGAATACGCCGAAATATTGCAGAAATGGAATATGTCCGTAGCCGCGATCAAGGAAACCCGCGTCATCACCGACGAGTCCGAACTCGTCGAATAG
- a CDS encoding LysR family transcriptional regulator, which translates to MALDQTDLNLLRVFDILMKERSVTGAAIALGRTQSAVSHSLNKLRLLFEDELFTRDGPRMKPTPRAQELAEDVSNSLIGIQATIKRFKTFDPGQTHRNFRIGLSDYDALIFVPGLLRRFSLEAPYATLNIIPTSSSEVRPLISSGDLDCAVISKLEWDDPNLHRIVLGKDALRCVVWRGSRLAQKGLDLDAYLAARHVQISADGVSAGAAEAALREIGQTRRVVATVPSYQLIPQMLRGTELLTHCGESVAMILGGQDEVIFLRPPIPLPDISVTLIMHSQLTLDPATSWLREMIENVFKEWRTQKQKK; encoded by the coding sequence ATGGCGCTTGATCAAACGGACCTGAACCTGCTGCGTGTGTTTGACATCCTCATGAAGGAGCGCAGCGTGACCGGGGCGGCGATCGCACTTGGCAGGACGCAGTCGGCAGTCAGCCATTCACTCAACAAGCTGCGCTTGCTATTCGAGGACGAGTTGTTCACTCGAGACGGCCCGAGGATGAAGCCGACGCCGAGGGCACAAGAGCTGGCCGAAGACGTATCCAACTCGTTGATAGGCATCCAGGCCACAATAAAGCGTTTCAAGACGTTCGACCCCGGTCAGACACACCGAAACTTCAGGATTGGTCTTTCGGACTATGACGCGCTGATATTCGTTCCAGGCCTGTTGCGGCGGTTCTCGCTGGAGGCGCCTTACGCAACGTTAAACATTATACCAACCTCCAGCTCGGAGGTGAGGCCTCTCATTTCATCAGGCGACCTCGATTGTGCCGTGATCTCAAAGTTGGAATGGGACGATCCGAACCTCCACCGCATAGTCTTGGGAAAGGACGCATTGCGTTGCGTCGTCTGGCGAGGAAGCCGTCTAGCTCAAAAAGGGTTGGATCTCGATGCCTACCTGGCTGCGCGCCATGTGCAGATTTCGGCAGACGGCGTGTCCGCAGGTGCGGCCGAAGCAGCTTTGAGAGAAATCGGGCAAACCCGAAGGGTGGTGGCCACTGTCCCTAGCTATCAATTGATCCCGCAGATGCTCCGAGGGACGGAGTTGCTGACACACTGCGGCGAAAGTGTCGCCATGATCCTAGGGGGGCAAGACGAAGTTATTTTCCTTCGCCCGCCGATACCGCTTCCTGACATCTCTGTAACCTTGATCATGCATAGCCAACTGACTCTGGATCCCGCTACTTCCTGGTTACGAGAAATGATCGAGAACGTGTTCAAAGAGTGGCGCACGCAGAAGCAAAAGAAGTGA